A stretch of Lysobacter sp. K5869 DNA encodes these proteins:
- the lptA gene encoding lipopolysaccharide transport periplasmic protein LptA, with protein MKRKPANLPALCLLAALLAPAMAAHARSSDRNQPMNVDADSSSCSTADDGPCILTGNVKAVQGTLLINAAKADIRRAGGELSTVQLTGNQATIKQELDDGSPFNGRANKIDYDVNKDTVVLTGNAFVDKAGDTIKSERIVYNMKSGQIESGGTGGRVSMQLQPKNKDASAAPAPKPAAPKPAPAKPAKKGGG; from the coding sequence ATGAAGCGAAAGCCCGCTAATCTGCCGGCCCTGTGCCTGCTCGCCGCGCTGCTGGCGCCGGCCATGGCCGCGCACGCGCGCTCGTCCGACCGCAATCAGCCGATGAACGTCGACGCCGATTCCAGCAGCTGCTCGACCGCCGACGACGGCCCGTGCATCCTCACCGGCAACGTCAAGGCCGTGCAGGGCACGCTGCTCATCAACGCCGCCAAGGCCGACATCCGCCGCGCCGGCGGGGAGCTCAGCACCGTCCAGCTGACCGGCAATCAGGCCACGATCAAGCAAGAGCTCGACGACGGCTCGCCGTTCAACGGCCGCGCCAACAAGATCGACTACGACGTGAACAAGGACACCGTCGTGCTCACCGGCAACGCCTTCGTCGACAAGGCCGGCGACACGATCAAGAGCGAGCGCATCGTCTACAACATGAAGTCGGGCCAGATCGAAAGCGGCGGCACCGGCGGCCGCGTGTCGATGCAGCTGCAGCCCAAGAACAAGGACGCGTCCGCCGCGCCCGCGCCGAAGCCGGCCGCGCCCAAGCCCGCGCCGGCCAAGCCCGCCAAGAAGGGAGGCGGCTGA
- the lptC gene encoding LPS export ABC transporter periplasmic protein LptC, which yields MNWRFLSTVILLAAAALTGWAWWSQRDKPTTTASESRPDYVLTDFNVVVLDKDGRESFTLKAPKLTRNPADKTMDVATPLFQIPAKPGSNGGPWEVRSQRGWVNAEGDEVRLRGQVKADSTNADGKPINIATEELNVFPDTNKATSAVAVNMVQPGTILSGLGLDADLETKNLTLKSNVKARYEAKAR from the coding sequence ATGAACTGGCGCTTCCTCTCCACGGTGATTTTGCTCGCCGCCGCCGCGCTCACCGGCTGGGCATGGTGGTCGCAGCGCGACAAGCCGACGACGACCGCGTCGGAGTCGCGCCCGGATTACGTGCTGACCGATTTCAACGTGGTCGTGCTCGACAAGGACGGCCGCGAATCCTTCACCCTCAAGGCGCCGAAGCTGACCCGCAACCCGGCCGACAAGACCATGGACGTGGCCACGCCGCTGTTCCAGATCCCGGCCAAGCCGGGCAGCAACGGCGGCCCGTGGGAAGTGCGCTCGCAGCGCGGCTGGGTCAACGCCGAAGGCGACGAAGTGCGCCTGCGCGGACAGGTCAAGGCCGACAGCACCAACGCCGACGGCAAGCCGATCAACATCGCCACCGAGGAACTGAACGTGTTCCCGGACACCAACAAGGCCACCTCGGCGGTCGCGGTCAACATGGTCCAGCCCGGCACTATACTGAGCGGTCTGGGTCTGGACGCCGATCTCGAGACCAAGAACCTCACCCTCAAATCCAACGTCAAGGCGCGCTATGAAGCGAAAGCCCGCTAA
- the lptB gene encoding LPS export ABC transporter ATP-binding protein yields the protein MLVAQGLRKAYRQREVVRDFGLTLDAGEVVGLLGPNGAGKTTCFYMIVGLVPADAGQIVLDGKDITSEPMYARAKYGVGYLPQEPSVFRKLSVADNLRLVLELREDLDRAGIEREQASLMDELQIGHVADQLGASLSGGERRRVEIARALAARPRLMLLDEPFAGVDPISVGEIQRIVRHLKNRGIGVLITDHNVRETLGICDRAYILNDGGVLAQGAPDALLANPDVRRVYLGDSFRL from the coding sequence ATGCTGGTCGCCCAAGGCCTGCGCAAGGCGTACCGCCAGCGCGAGGTGGTGCGCGATTTCGGCCTCACCCTCGACGCCGGCGAAGTGGTCGGCCTGCTCGGCCCCAACGGCGCCGGCAAGACCACCTGCTTCTACATGATCGTCGGCCTGGTCCCCGCCGACGCCGGGCAGATCGTGCTCGACGGCAAGGACATCACCAGCGAGCCGATGTACGCGCGCGCCAAGTACGGCGTGGGCTATCTGCCGCAGGAACCGTCCGTGTTCCGCAAGCTCAGCGTCGCCGACAACCTGCGTCTGGTGCTGGAGCTGCGCGAGGATCTCGACCGCGCCGGCATCGAGCGCGAGCAAGCCAGCCTGATGGACGAGCTGCAGATCGGCCACGTCGCCGATCAGCTCGGCGCCAGCCTGTCCGGCGGCGAACGCCGGCGCGTGGAAATCGCCCGCGCCCTCGCAGCCCGGCCGCGGCTGATGCTGCTCGACGAACCCTTCGCCGGCGTCGACCCGATCTCGGTCGGCGAGATCCAGCGAATCGTGCGCCACCTCAAGAATCGCGGGATCGGGGTCCTCATCACCGACCACAACGTGCGCGAAACCTTGGGCATTTGCGATCGTGCGTATATCCTGAACGACGGCGGCGTGCTCGCGCAGGGGGCTCCGGACGCGCTGCTGGCCAATCCCGATGTCCGTCGCGTGTATCTGGGCGACTCCTTCCGTCTGTAA
- a CDS encoding BolA/IbaG family iron-sulfur metabolism protein has protein sequence MNADIIRSLIEQGLPGAQAQVRGDDGVHFEATVVAEAFRGKLPLARHRLVYATLGERMGGEIHALALKTLTPEEAAKA, from the coding sequence GTGAACGCCGACATCATCCGCTCCCTGATCGAACAAGGCCTGCCCGGCGCGCAAGCGCAGGTGCGCGGCGACGACGGCGTGCACTTCGAGGCCACCGTGGTCGCCGAGGCCTTCCGCGGCAAGCTGCCGCTGGCCCGCCACCGCCTGGTCTACGCGACCCTGGGCGAGCGCATGGGCGGCGAAATCCACGCCCTGGCGCTGAAGACCCTGACCCCGGAAGAAGCCGCCAAGGCTTGA
- a CDS encoding HAD hydrolase family protein: protein MPYSHLNDYPADIRERAARIRLACFDVDGTLTDGRLTYDESGREFKSFHVQDGQGLALLRKHGIAVHFVTARGGAIAAHRAAELGASSHGDVKDKLVCVKQIAESLSLTLEQVAFMGDDLADLRILPHVGLAVAPANAHPWVRERVHWRTHARGGEGAARELCDLLLGAQGHADAVLAGALG, encoded by the coding sequence GTGCCCTACAGCCACCTAAACGACTACCCCGCCGACATCCGCGAGCGCGCCGCGCGCATCCGGCTGGCCTGCTTCGATGTCGACGGCACGCTCACCGACGGGCGGCTGACGTACGACGAGAGCGGACGCGAGTTCAAGAGCTTCCACGTCCAGGACGGCCAGGGCTTGGCGCTGTTGCGCAAGCACGGCATCGCGGTGCATTTCGTCACCGCGCGCGGCGGCGCGATCGCCGCGCATCGCGCCGCCGAGCTCGGCGCGAGTTCGCACGGCGACGTCAAAGACAAGCTGGTGTGCGTGAAGCAGATCGCCGAAAGCCTGTCGCTGACGCTCGAGCAAGTCGCCTTCATGGGCGACGACCTCGCCGACCTGCGCATCCTTCCGCACGTCGGTCTCGCGGTCGCGCCGGCCAACGCGCACCCGTGGGTGCGCGAGCGCGTGCACTGGCGCACCCACGCGCGCGGCGGCGAAGGCGCGGCGCGCGAGCTGTGCGATCTGCTGCTGGGCGCGCAAGGCCACGCCGACGCGGTCCTGGCCGGAGCCTTGGGATGA
- the murA gene encoding UDP-N-acetylglucosamine 1-carboxyvinyltransferase → MQKIVVEGGQPLNGEVQISGAKNAVLPILCATLLADGPVTIRNVPRLHDVLTTAKLLGELGAGVVSEGSQITVDPTTVNSHVAPYELVKTMRASVLVLGPLLAKYGEAEVSLPGGCAIGSRPVDQHIKGLQALGAEIVVENGYIKAQRRGRLKGARFVFDVVTVTGTENVLMAAVLAEGTSVLENAAMEPEVVDLADCLNALGARIENAGSGRIVVHGVEKLHGGSHDVLPDRIETGTFLVAAAMTGGRVVVTGSRADTLDSVLDKLRDAGAQIEVDGDRITLDMGGRRARAVDLVTAPYPAFPTDMQAQFMALNCTAEGAGVINETIFENRFMHVNELLRLGADIRVDGHTAVVRGVSKLSGAPVMATDLRASASLILAGLVAQGETTIDRIYHLDRGYENIEKKLSGLGAKIRRID, encoded by the coding sequence ATGCAAAAAATCGTGGTGGAAGGCGGCCAGCCGCTCAACGGCGAGGTCCAGATCTCCGGCGCCAAGAACGCCGTCCTGCCGATCCTGTGCGCGACCTTGCTCGCCGATGGACCGGTGACCATCCGCAACGTGCCGCGCCTGCACGACGTGCTGACCACGGCCAAGCTGCTGGGCGAACTCGGCGCCGGCGTGGTCAGCGAAGGCTCGCAGATCACCGTCGACCCGACCACGGTCAACAGCCACGTCGCGCCGTACGAACTGGTCAAGACCATGCGCGCCTCGGTGCTGGTGCTGGGCCCGCTGCTGGCCAAGTACGGCGAGGCCGAAGTCTCGCTGCCCGGCGGCTGCGCGATCGGTTCGCGTCCGGTCGACCAGCACATCAAGGGTCTGCAGGCGCTCGGCGCGGAGATCGTGGTCGAGAACGGCTACATCAAGGCGCAGCGCCGCGGCCGCCTCAAGGGCGCGCGCTTCGTGTTCGACGTGGTGACCGTCACCGGCACCGAGAACGTGCTCATGGCGGCGGTGCTGGCCGAAGGCACCAGCGTGCTGGAGAACGCGGCGATGGAGCCGGAGGTGGTCGATCTGGCCGATTGCCTCAACGCCCTGGGCGCGCGCATCGAGAACGCCGGCAGCGGCCGCATCGTCGTGCACGGCGTCGAAAAACTGCACGGCGGCAGCCACGACGTGCTGCCCGACCGCATCGAAACCGGCACTTTCCTGGTCGCCGCGGCGATGACCGGCGGCCGCGTCGTCGTCACCGGCAGCCGCGCCGACACGCTGGATTCGGTGCTCGACAAGCTGCGCGACGCGGGCGCGCAGATCGAGGTCGACGGCGACCGCATCACCTTGGACATGGGCGGCCGCCGCGCGCGCGCGGTGGATCTGGTGACCGCGCCGTACCCGGCGTTCCCCACCGACATGCAGGCGCAGTTCATGGCGCTCAACTGCACCGCCGAGGGCGCCGGCGTCATCAACGAGACGATCTTCGAAAACCGCTTCATGCACGTCAACGAACTGCTGCGCCTGGGCGCGGACATCCGCGTCGACGGCCACACCGCGGTGGTGCGCGGGGTGAGCAAGCTCAGCGGCGCGCCGGTGATGGCGACCGACCTGCGCGCTTCGGCCTCGCTGATCCTGGCCGGTCTGGTGGCGCAGGGCGAGACCACAATCGACCGCATCTACCACCTCGACCGCGGCTACGAGAACATCGAGAAGAAGCTGTCGGGGCTGGGGGCGAAGATCCGTCGGATCGATTGA
- a CDS encoding DUF3108 domain-containing protein produces MTAKLPNVFRMAALAGALAAFSAPALAVKPFSADYSASYMGMQGAGRMTVSQADGNRWKYELSITSPLAEVRQSTTFDEAGGKLRPLSGNDSSKVLTKKKSVTASYDWSRGVATWSGDVKGDRAGPIKLQNGDLDALLVNLAIVRDATAGKPMSYRMVDGGRVKELSYSVVGKETISVGGKSQQATKVSSKNGDKETIAWVVADVPVPVRILQRDNGSDAIDLRVQAVR; encoded by the coding sequence ATGACCGCTAAGCTTCCGAACGTTTTCCGCATGGCCGCCTTGGCCGGCGCCCTGGCCGCGTTCAGCGCGCCGGCGCTCGCGGTGAAGCCCTTCAGCGCCGACTATTCGGCCAGCTACATGGGCATGCAGGGCGCGGGCCGCATGACCGTCTCCCAGGCCGACGGCAACCGCTGGAAGTACGAACTGTCGATCACCAGCCCGCTGGCCGAGGTCCGCCAGTCCACCACCTTCGACGAAGCCGGCGGCAAGCTGCGCCCGCTCAGCGGCAACGACTCGAGCAAGGTGCTGACCAAGAAGAAGAGCGTCACCGCCAGCTACGACTGGAGCCGCGGCGTGGCCACCTGGAGCGGCGACGTCAAGGGCGACCGCGCCGGCCCGATCAAGCTGCAGAACGGCGACCTCGACGCGCTGCTGGTCAATCTGGCGATCGTGCGCGACGCCACCGCCGGCAAGCCGATGAGCTACCGCATGGTAGACGGCGGCCGGGTCAAGGAACTGAGCTACAGCGTGGTCGGCAAGGAAACGATCAGCGTGGGCGGCAAGTCGCAGCAGGCGACCAAGGTGTCGAGCAAGAACGGCGACAAGGAAACCATCGCCTGGGTCGTCGCCGACGTGCCGGTGCCGGTGCGCATCCTGCAGCGCGACAACGGCAGCGACGCGATCGACCTGCGGGTGCAGGCGGTGCGCTGA
- a CDS encoding RNA polymerase factor sigma-54, protein MKPRLQASLGQQLVMTPQLRQAIRLLQLSAVELEAELASAVESNPLLDWTEPAPPEPGDSGEPIHASTVTSSSSSEDGNGESAHPSDATPEPEWTMDDGETWYERVGPSDHDDDSPAAEQVADAETLLDHLLWQLHLSPLSPRDRSIGVAIIEAIDDDGYLREPLQAIADSLAPELSVGEDEVMTVLHQVQRFDPVGTGARSLSECLSLQLGTLSNDTPGKQLALQIVAGPLERLPRVGVPGLAAELKLDPAEVDVAVQLLRSLDPRPGAQMGAISTDTYVTPDVVIWRQQGLWRVALSEAMRPRISIHRGYEGMIRHASASDASYLRGHLQEARWLLKSLEARGDTLLKVARCLLKQQAAFLEFGDSALRPLTLREVANEVGLHESTVSRAIARKYARTPRGTVPLRAFFASGIETGAGGEASSTAIQAMIRRLIEAENPRKPLSDARLAETLKATGVPVARRTVAKYREAMSIPSSQDRVRMA, encoded by the coding sequence ATGAAGCCCCGCCTCCAAGCCTCTCTCGGACAACAGCTGGTGATGACGCCGCAATTGCGGCAGGCGATCCGCCTGCTGCAACTCTCGGCGGTCGAGCTGGAAGCCGAACTGGCGAGCGCGGTGGAAAGCAATCCGCTGCTGGACTGGACCGAGCCGGCGCCGCCCGAGCCGGGCGACTCCGGCGAGCCCATCCACGCCTCCACCGTCACCTCGTCCTCCTCGTCCGAGGACGGCAACGGCGAGAGCGCGCATCCGTCCGACGCCACGCCCGAGCCGGAGTGGACGATGGACGACGGCGAGACCTGGTACGAGCGGGTCGGCCCGTCCGACCACGACGACGATTCGCCCGCGGCCGAACAGGTCGCCGACGCCGAGACCCTGCTCGACCACCTGCTGTGGCAGTTGCACCTGAGCCCGCTGTCGCCGCGCGACCGCAGCATCGGCGTGGCCATCATCGAAGCCATCGACGACGACGGCTACCTGCGCGAACCGCTGCAGGCCATCGCCGATTCGCTGGCGCCGGAGCTCAGCGTCGGCGAAGACGAAGTCATGACCGTGCTGCATCAGGTGCAGCGCTTCGACCCGGTCGGCACCGGCGCGCGTTCGCTCAGCGAATGCCTGAGCCTGCAGCTGGGCACGCTGTCCAACGACACCCCGGGCAAGCAGCTCGCGCTGCAGATCGTCGCCGGCCCGCTCGAACGCCTGCCGCGCGTCGGCGTGCCCGGGCTGGCCGCCGAACTCAAGCTCGATCCGGCCGAGGTCGACGTCGCGGTGCAGTTGCTGCGCTCGCTCGACCCGCGCCCCGGCGCGCAGATGGGCGCGATCTCCACCGATACCTACGTCACCCCGGATGTGGTGATCTGGCGCCAGCAAGGGCTGTGGCGGGTCGCGCTGTCGGAGGCGATGCGCCCGCGCATCAGCATCCACCGCGGCTACGAAGGCATGATCCGCCACGCCAGCGCCTCCGACGCGAGCTATCTGCGCGGGCATCTGCAAGAAGCGCGCTGGCTGCTCAAGAGCCTGGAAGCGCGCGGCGACACCTTGCTGAAAGTGGCGCGTTGCCTGCTCAAGCAACAGGCCGCGTTCCTGGAATTCGGCGACAGCGCGCTGCGCCCGCTGACCCTGCGCGAGGTCGCCAACGAAGTCGGCCTGCACGAATCCACCGTCTCGCGCGCGATCGCGCGCAAGTACGCGCGCACCCCGCGCGGCACCGTGCCGCTGCGGGCGTTCTTCGCCTCCGGCATCGAGACCGGCGCCGGCGGCGAGGCCTCCAGCACCGCGATCCAGGCCATGATCCGGCGCCTGATCGAGGCCGAGAACCCGCGCAAGCCGCTGTCCGACGCGCGCCTGGCCGAGACCCTCAAGGCCACCGGCGTGCCGGTGGCGCGGCGCACCGTCGCCAAGTACCGCGAGGCGATGAGCATCCCGTCCTCGCAGGACCGCGTGCGCATGGCCTGA
- the raiA gene encoding ribosome-associated translation inhibitor RaiA — protein MRIETHGQQIEVTVALRDYVESKLARLQRHFDQPFDVRTQLSLDKPDHRAEATLNLAGRTLHCDAAAVDMYAAIDLLADKLDRLLMKHKSKLVDHHRGESLARNGELT, from the coding sequence ATGCGTATCGAAACCCACGGCCAGCAGATCGAAGTCACCGTAGCCCTGCGCGACTACGTGGAATCCAAGCTGGCCCGACTGCAACGCCACTTCGACCAACCTTTCGACGTCCGCACCCAGCTCAGCCTCGACAAGCCCGACCATCGAGCCGAAGCCACCCTCAATCTCGCCGGCCGCACCCTGCATTGCGATGCGGCGGCGGTGGACATGTACGCCGCCATCGACCTGCTCGCCGACAAGCTCGACCGCCTGCTGATGAAGCACAAGAGCAAGCTGGTCGACCACCACCGCGGCGAGAGCCTGGCCCGCAATGGGGAACTCACCTGA
- a CDS encoding KpsF/GutQ family sugar-phosphate isomerase, whose product MTQSVPARAPNATIPAGSEAGLAESGRRVFAIEGQALAAVGERIDGDFTRACQRILAASGRVVCTGMGKSGHIARKIAATLASTGTPAFYVHPGEAGHGDLGMITDADVVLALSYSGESDEVLMLLPVLKRQGNAVIAMTGRPQSTLARESDIHLDVSVPAEACPLDLAPTSSTTASLAMGDALAVALLEARGFTADDFARSHPAGALGRRLLLHITDIMHAGDEVPRIGADASVSEALVEMSRKRLGMTAVVDGDDRLIGLYTDGDLRRTLDDPGVDLRSTRIEEVMTRSPKTIGADALAVEAAQLMETHKISGVLVVDTERRVVGALNIHDLLRARVV is encoded by the coding sequence ATGACCCAGTCCGTCCCCGCCCGCGCCCCGAACGCCACGATCCCCGCCGGGTCCGAGGCCGGCCTGGCCGAGAGCGGACGGCGGGTGTTCGCGATCGAGGGGCAGGCGCTGGCCGCGGTCGGCGAGCGCATCGACGGCGATTTCACCCGCGCCTGCCAGCGCATCCTCGCCGCCAGCGGGCGCGTGGTCTGCACCGGCATGGGCAAGTCCGGCCACATCGCGCGCAAGATCGCCGCGACCCTGGCTTCGACCGGCACCCCGGCCTTCTACGTCCATCCGGGCGAAGCCGGCCACGGCGACCTGGGCATGATCACCGACGCCGACGTGGTCCTGGCCCTGTCCTACTCCGGCGAAAGCGACGAAGTGCTGATGCTGCTGCCGGTGCTCAAGCGCCAAGGCAACGCGGTGATCGCGATGACCGGGCGGCCGCAATCGACCCTGGCGCGCGAATCCGACATCCATCTCGACGTCAGCGTGCCGGCCGAAGCCTGCCCGCTGGATCTGGCGCCGACCTCCAGCACCACCGCCTCGCTGGCGATGGGCGATGCATTGGCGGTGGCCTTGCTGGAAGCGCGCGGCTTCACCGCCGACGACTTCGCCCGTTCGCACCCGGCCGGCGCGCTCGGTCGCCGCCTGCTGCTGCACATCACCGACATCATGCACGCCGGCGACGAGGTGCCGCGCATCGGCGCCGACGCCAGCGTCAGCGAAGCGCTGGTGGAGATGAGCCGCAAGCGCCTGGGCATGACCGCGGTGGTCGACGGCGACGACCGCCTGATCGGCCTGTACACCGACGGCGACTTGCGCCGCACCCTCGACGATCCGGGCGTGGACCTGCGTTCGACCCGGATCGAGGAAGTCATGACCCGTTCGCCCAAGACCATCGGCGCCGACGCGCTCGCGGTCGAAGCCGCGCAGCTCATGGAAACCCACAAGATCAGCGGCGTGCTGGTCGTGGATACTGAACGCCGCGTGGTCGGAGCGCTCAATATTCACGACTTGTTGCGAGCGCGGGTGGTTTAA
- a CDS encoding DUF3108 domain-containing protein — MKPFLPLLLAALTGAAAPTSALALEPFVANYQVFNGGKALGDATMQVKPEAGHWRIDLDMRAEHGMLSLAGAAAQQTTVFDLVGDAYRPLSQTMVRKVLFSKRIINGEYDWAQHSAQWSGDVKEHRRKPIPLQDGDMSGLLINLAVVRDAQPGKTLSYRFVDSGRARPHQYVVQQELEGVKIDDMSFNAMRVNRVQSGNEETSIWVVDGVPTPVRILQREDGQDTYDLRLVEYKGVNEQ; from the coding sequence ATGAAGCCCTTCCTGCCCCTGCTGCTGGCCGCGCTGACCGGCGCGGCCGCGCCCACCAGCGCGCTGGCGCTGGAACCGTTCGTGGCCAACTACCAGGTGTTCAACGGCGGCAAGGCCCTCGGCGACGCCACCATGCAGGTCAAGCCCGAGGCCGGCCACTGGCGCATCGACCTGGACATGCGCGCCGAGCACGGCATGCTGAGCCTGGCCGGCGCCGCCGCGCAGCAGACCACGGTGTTCGATCTGGTCGGCGACGCCTACCGCCCGCTGAGCCAGACCATGGTGCGCAAGGTGCTGTTTTCCAAGCGCATCATCAACGGCGAGTACGACTGGGCCCAGCACAGCGCGCAGTGGAGCGGCGACGTCAAGGAACACCGGCGCAAGCCGATCCCGCTGCAGGACGGCGACATGAGCGGGCTGCTGATCAACCTCGCCGTGGTCCGCGACGCCCAGCCCGGCAAAACGCTGAGTTACCGATTCGTCGATTCCGGCCGCGCCCGCCCGCACCAATATGTGGTGCAGCAGGAGCTCGAAGGCGTCAAGATCGACGACATGAGCTTCAACGCGATGCGCGTCAACCGCGTGCAGAGCGGCAACGAGGAAACCTCGATCTGGGTTGTGGACGGCGTCCCCACCCCGGTCCGCATCTTGCAGCGCGAAGACGGCCAGGACACGTACGATCTTCGTCTGGTCGAATACAAAGGAGTCAACGAACAATGA